The DNA segment ATCCAGAACCCATTCCTCAGGTAGATTACCTGGTTTCAGAATCCACCTATGGTGGCAAGCTCCACAGCACAGAACTCAGCTTAGAGCAAAAACTAATAAATACCATTAATGAATCCTGTATCAAATTTCCAGGCCGACTGATCATTCCTGCTTTTAGTATTGGCAGAACTCAATCCCTGGTTTACGCTTTGAATCAGATTTTCAGTAAGGGTTTACTGCCCCCTGTTAAAATTTTCGTAGATAGTCCGCTCGCAGAATTTGCAACAGACATCTACCGCAGGCACCATGAACTGGTGAATGATGATGCTAAAGAATTTTACAGACAAAAAGGAGATCAATTTGAATTCGAAGAACTCTCCTACGTACATGATAAAAGAGAGAGTTTATCTATTTCAAATTATCATGAGCCTTGTATCATTATTTCTTCTGCAGGGATGCTGGAAGGCGGCAGAATACAGGACCACCTTTATTATAACATACAAAACTATTACTGCACGATCTTATTTATAGGTTACTGTGCAAAGGGGACATTAGGACATCGTCTATTGCGCGGGGATCCTATCGTCAGACTTAGAAACCGTGATTTAATGGTGTATGCAACCATCCAGCAAACCGATCTTTTAAGTGGTCATGGGGATCACAATGATCTGGTCAATATGATAAAACATCAGGACATCACGCAATTAAAACGTGTATTTCTCGTTCATGGTGAAGACAAGAGCACACAAAGCCTGTCAGAAGCCCTTGGCGAAATCGGTTATCAGGTGAGCATTCCGGAAAAGGGAGAAATCTTTGAACTGTAAGGTCGAAAGGGTTCTTCTGCCATTTAATTTCTTTCTAAAAAGTTACAATTGTAGCAAATACTATACAGAAAAATAGACTATTTATCAAAAAAGATATATTTCCTAAATATTCCGTACCATACATTAACCAGCTGATTATTAGCTTATTCTAATTTATTTTCAATCAAAAAGACCTTTGGCAAGATTATTACAAGGAGGTTAGCAGTTCAGCGGAACAGCTGAATGCTCATCTATCTAATTGAAAAGAAAATGAAATCTAACATTACAAAAGCCGCAATGGTAGTTGCCCTATTGGGAGTATCATCGCAATTATTCGCTCAAGATACAACGCCTGAAACTACAGGTCGTTTTGGAAAAAAAGAATTCCGTACCTGGTCAATCGGTGGCCATGCAGGTGTGTTGAGTTCTAACACCATCTTTAATGGTAACGGACGTGATTTCCAGGCAGCTCAGGAATCTTTGGGTTACGGTGGTTATATCAAAAAACAAATTTTACCTGCTTTAGGTTTACAAGCTGATTTCTTAGCGGGTAAAGTAAAAGGATTAAGAGGTTTAAGTGGTTATGATGCCAACAACAATCCGCTTTACACTGCAAATTCAAGTTTTGAAACAAAATTAGAGTGGTCAGCAGCTTTAACTGCTGTTTATAACCTGGCTAACATTAGCATCAACAGAGAGAATGCAGTTTTGATTCCCTATGTAAAAGCTGGTGCTGGTTACATGTCATCAGGCGCTGATGTAACTACAGGAAGCGTAGTTGACAAACAATCTTACAGAGAAGGATATTTCATCCCGGTAGGTGCTGGTTTCAAACTAGGTATCGCTAAAGGAATTAACTTAGACTTCGGTTACGATGTAAACTTTGTTAAAACTGGCAAATTTGACGGTCTTAACACTGGTAAATTCGATAAATTCTCTTACGGACACGCAGGTTTAGAATTTGCTTTGGGTAGCAAAGAAAAACCACAGCTACAAAATTACAGCTCATTGGCTAACTTACGTAACCAAAGTGCAGAAGAAAGTGCTGACCTAAGAAGAGCTTTATCTACAGCAGAACAAAATGCTAAAAGAGATAAAGAAGCAATGGAAGCTAAATATGCACAGGAAATGGGAGATGACGACGGTGATGGTGTAGCTAACAAATTTGATAAATGTCCAGGTACACCTTCAGGAACTATTGTTGACGGTGCAGGATGTACATTAAAAGCAGCTCCAGCGATCATCAGAGAAAAAATCATCGTTACCGAAGCTGACAAAAAAGTAGTGAACGAAGCGATCAGAGATTTAGAATTTGATTTAGGAAAAGCGACTATCCGTGCTAAATCTTACCCTACATTAAACCGTGTTGCTGCGCTATTGGTAGAGAAAAACTTCAGCTTAAAATTAGCTGGTCACACAGATAACACTGGTTCAATGGCTTTAAACTTACGTTTATCGAAAGAAAGAGCGGAATCAATCAAAGCTTATTTAGTATCACAAGGTGCAAATGCTTCACGTATCGAAGCTACAGGTTACGGACCTAACCAACCAATCGCAACTAACAAAACTGCTGCTGGTCGTCAGAAAAACCGTAGAGTTGAATTTAGTTTGTTCTAGTTTAATCAATTAATAATGAAAGGCCGGCAAGAAATTGCTGGCTTTTTTTATGCCCTGAACTCCCGGATACCCCAGAAACAGATGAGCTTAATTCATGAGAAAGCTGAGGAAGATTATCCTGTTACAAAGAATCAGGCTCCCGCTCCGGCAGATCAATCCCCCTGACTTCCATACTGGCACTCTCAGGATATAAATAAACAGACAAGCGCATCTTTTCTGCATCCACCTGATCGATGGCACTACACACACTATATTCTTCTACCACATAATTTGCCTGAATACGGTATTCATTCGTTCCCAGTTCCTCCAGACTCCCTTCTTCGAAAGTTAGCTTTCTTACCTTTTCTCTGAAATGATAGCCTTGCAGCATGATCTCCAGCTTTTCCCTACCTGCGATCAAAGTAAGAAGGACCGCAGCATTCCGGTCTATTGTCAATAAGGATTTGTTTTCGTCAGTAAGACCAAGTATAACGGAATGTCGCATGGAAAATAATTTTGCTAAAACTAAACTTAAAAAGCAAGATTACAAAGAAGCAGAAAGCACCTATTCAATCTCAAAGTATCAGGTACTAAAACAGATAACCTCCACAAAAAAGCCTGAACAGCATTACACTGTTCAGGCCTTTTCCGCATCAAACCGCCAAAATTACTTTGGTTCATTGATGGCTTCTTTCTCTTTAGGAGCGAAAATCAATGAAGCGATCACCGATAGAATCAGCACCCCTCCTACTATAGATAAAGATAGTGGAGAAGAGATGTGATAAACCGGTGCGATCACCATTTTCACTCCAATAAATGCCAGGATAATTGCCAATCCGTATTTCAGTAAGCTGAACATGTGGATGAAATTGGCCAAAAGGAAATATAAAGCCCTTAAACCCAAAATGGCAAAAATATTAGAAGTATATAAAATCAGCGGATCATCCGGCGCAATCGCGAAAATCGCCGGGATGGAATCTACCGCAAAAATTAAATCCGTGAACTCAATTACCGCCACCACAACCAATAATGGCGTAGCGACCTTAATACCATTCTCCACGGTAAAGAATTTAGCGCCGTCAAACTCTTTACTAACTTTAAAGAACTTATAAACCAAACGTGCACCTGCACTTTGGCTAAAGTCTTTTTCCTCATCATCGTCATCACTTGCAACCCATGATTTGATACCTGCATAGATCAGGAACACCCCAAAAACGGACAAGATGACGTTAATCTTCACCAGATGCCCCAATACCATCATTTCGGGAAGGTAAGTCAGGTTAATCAATCCTACACCCGCAAAGATGAAAATCGCACGGAACAGCAAGGCACCGATAATCCCCCAGAAAAGCACTTTATGGTGCAACTCCTTGGGCACTTTAAAGAATCCAAAAACCAGGATAAACACAAAGAGGTTATCAACTGATAAAGCTTTTTCAATCCAGTAAGCTGATTGAAACTGGGTGAATTTTTCAAATCCGGAGGTCGCATAAATTACACCACTGAAAGCCATGGACAATGTGATCCATACAATAGACCAGATTGCCGCCTCTTTGCTTGATACCGCATGCACCTTCTTATTAAAAACGCCCAAATCCAACAGCAACATCACGAGGATCAGCACTGCGAACCCGATGAGTACACCGGGGTGATTAATCAAATTATTATCCATTTTTTACTTTATAGTTTTAATTTACTTGTATTTGCTTTAAAAATGCTAAAAAAGATCGGTTTTAAGCATTGCTTTTAAAATATTTGCCTGCACATCGAAGTTATTCAGATGGTCAAGGAAATTGATGTCTGATATTTTCAGGTAGTTTTCCTCCAAAAGGTCAATAATTTCTTTAGGAATATAGGATTTTAGCGCCGCAGCACTGCTTTCCAGCTTATCGTTCTTATAGGAAAGCTCCTGAATGATCTTTTCCTTTTCTGAGAGATTCGTTGTCCAGTCTACGTCCTTCAGCACATTTAAATCGCAGAACAGAAACAGGTTCCTGCTGGGAAAGAAAAGAAAATGGCGGTCTATATCTAAAAATTTATACACCTCAATAATCAGCTGTCCCGACTTTAACCCATAGAAAAACTCCGTTTTAAAATCATACTTACACAACAACCCCATTAGTTTCTTTTGAATGCTTGCATTCACATCTATATACATGTCTTTGGGATCGAAATCGATCAGCTGACTGAGCTGTTCCGGACTGATGTGGTAGAAGAAATCTTTGGCATACCTGGAGCTAAAGGAATTGATGTTTTTTGAAAAGGGAAATTCGGTACTCAGTTCGGATAAAACCTGGAACAACTTTCTTAAAGATAAATTGATCTTCAGGGTTTGTTTCTGTTTATCCAGTTTAAAATTCTTATCCGTAAACACGGTATTGTTCATCCGCTCCATCAATTCCTCATTCAGATGAATTTCATCGTAAAGCAGACTTACATTCTTTTCATTGTTTTTCTTAATTTTTCTGAGCAGCTCAATGACACTGGAGGTAAACTGAACATGAAACAGCTCCAGTTTATCGATATCCAGATCTTCATTGTTTTCAAACAGCTGATGGATCACCTGACTGCGCAGATATATTTTATACACGGATTCCTCCTCAAAGAACACAGAGAGCAGCTGTAAACGGCTGATCTCTGTGCGGGATTCCTTTAAAATATAAACACGGCGTTCATCCATTGATTAATTTTAATTAACGCGGGTAACGTTTTTCTTCAGTTCTGCTTCCAGGGTTTTCAATTCCCCATCCAGCACCCTTCTGCTTTGGTTACCTTCTTCATGAATTTTCTTCACCTCATTCAATGTTTCGATCAACGAATTGGTCGTCATTTTCAAGGTTTCAAGAGACACTACGGTTTTCTCATTTTCCTTAGCCACATCAATGCTGTTTTGTTTCAGCATTTCCGCATTTTTCTGTAAAATGGTATTCGTGGTATCTGATATTTTTTTCTGCATTTCCACATTGGCTTTTTGCCTTTGCAGTGCCACAGCAATTGTCAATTGGTTTTTCCATACCGGGATCGTAGTAGACACAATCGACTGTGCTTTTTCAGCAATAGAAGTATTGTTGTTCTGTACCACCCTGATCTGAGCCAGCGACTGCAGCATGATAAAGCGAACAATTTTCATGTCTGCCAGTCTCTTGTCCAGCCGGCTAAGGAAATCTCTTAAATCCGCAATTTCATAATCCTGATAATCTGCAGGTCTGCCTTCCATCTCCGCCAGCTTTACACTCAATTCGTTGTATTTCAGCTGTCCTGAGATGATCAGTTCTTCCATTTGATGAATATACGAGACATTGCTGTCAAACATCGTCTGAAGTGAGCTGTTGTCTTTGATAGAGTTCAAACGGCCTGCCTTGATCTTATTAGTGATCTTGTCAATGTTATTCACCACGACATCATACTTCTGGAAGAGTTTTTTAACGTCCACCACCAGGTTTTTCAGAAATGGTATTTTTGAAATGAAAGATTTAAAACCACCTTGTTCCAATTCAGAAACATCGATATAATTCAGTTCCGTCAGCAATTCGTTGATTAATCCACCAACTTCACCACTGTTATAGGTTCTTACAGACGATAAAAAATCATTACTGTATTTCTCCATAGAGTTCTGTGCCTCCACCCCATAATTCAGGATAGAGTTCACATCCGAAGGCTCCAATGACTTGTTCAGTTCATTGTATTTTCTGCTCTCTTCAGGGGTAATCGTGGTTAAATCAACATTTCCGTCCTTATCCAGTTTTACAGGCGTAAGGTTTTGGGTATTACTTGGGTTTGTTTCCATAATTTAATAAAATGATCATCAACCTTTAGAGCCTATAAATAGCTTTGTGTTACGGTATTTACCGTTTCTTCTAATTTTTTATCTTTTGTAGGTTCTCCGATCGCATTGAATTTCCATTCTCCGTTTCTCTTATAGAAGACACCCATCACCATAGAAACATGGCCTGCAAAGTTAGCACCGTTTGCAATGTCGTAAGTGGCAAACACTTCATTTACACGCTTAGGGGTTCCTTCATAAATGCGGATTGAAGCAAAAGGAATTGTTCCAAAATCATGACCTCTGAAGCTGTTCAAGACGAAAGCCACATAGTTAACCGCAGGGTTAAGCTGAGAGAAATCTAAAGTGATTACCTCATTGTCCAGACCGTCATCACCGCCCATATCGCCAGTTAAATCATCACCACTGTGTTTTACCGCACCGTCTTTAGATTTTAAACTGGCAAAATAAACCACGTCCAGCAGTTGCTTGCTGTCGTTGTATAAAGCACAGCTCGCATCTAAATCCACTGCTTCTTTATTTTTACCAAAACCAAACATGCCTTTTTTCTCAATGGCACCCCAGTTAATTCCTACACAAATATTTTGAAGTTTACTTCCGTTACTTTTTTCAAGACTGATACGTTGTCCTTTTTGCAGATTGATTGCCATAATTTCCTATTGATATTTGTTTAAATAATCTTGTAAACCACCTTTCATTCCCATTCCTACCGCTTCGAATTTCCATTTGTCTTCACGTTTATAGATTCTTCCGAATTCAACAGCCGTTTCGATGGAGAAATCCTCTTCCAGCTCATACTTTAAGATCACTTCATTGCTTGAAGCATCAAAAATACGAACAAAAGAGTTTCTAACCTGTCCAAAATTCTGTCTTCTGGCTTCTGCATCATGAATCGTTACCACAATACAAATTTCCGCAACTTTTGGATCTATATTGGTCAGGTCAATTTTGATTTGCTCATCATCACCATCACCATCTCCCGTTAGGTTATCGCCGGAATGCTCTACTGCTCCGTCAGGTGATTTCAGGTTATTGTAAAATACCAGGTGCTGATCTGACACTAATTTTTTCTGATCATCTAATATAAAAATAGAAGCATCTAAATCGAATGCGGTGCCTGTAGAAGAGCTATTGGTATCCCAGCCCAGACCGATTGAAAATTTAGGGGCATTAATGTTTTCTCTTTGCCCTTTTTGCAAGTTAATCGCCATATTAAATCAATTTATAATTGTTATTATGTATGTAGTTCTTTAAGTAATTCAAATTTTCTGAATAGGATTCTATCGTATGGTAGCTGTTGCCTAACGACAGGTCGTATAGATTATTGATAAAATCTGTACTCTGACGCTCCAAAAAGATAGAAAAACTATTAAAATCGCAATTTAGGATATATTTAACAATCCGCGTATTTATACAGAAATTTCCTCCCTGAATAATTTCTTCCAGGTCAAAAATAGATTTCACCTGATGATAATTCAAATGATTCTCTACATTAGGATGGATTTCTTTGTTCATCAGCTCTGCAAAATACAGCATATGAATGTCGTTCTTCAAGCCATATTCCTTCACCATTTTCAGGATCATGCGTTCATGACTGCCGGTAATCTTTATGTCGTCCAGAAAAAGCAGCGTTTTACCCTCCAGAAAATCTTTATCAATATGAAAAGAGTCATTTCCGATCAGGGTCATGCGGTCTTCTGCACTCAGTGCTCCGTAATCTTCTTTATAAGTGATCGTCCGGTGGACTTTTGCTTCCTGAACAACCAGTCCTCCATGTTCTACCAACCACCTGTTCAACTGCGAAACGAAATAATTTTTCATCGCAAAAGTTGCCGTTGGAATAAAGCAATAAGGGCTGGAAATGACCACAATCTGTCCCGTAATAAAATTTTCGGTCAGGTAATACCGGATAAATCCATCCGCAAGGTCTTTACCAAATGACCTGGCCACCTGCTCATCACCGAACTTAAACCGGCTGTAATCGTCGGCTTCAAATCCAAAATGATCCGTGTTGTGGATTTTATGTAAAGAATAGGTGTATGGTATCATGAAAGTAAGTGTGAAATGGACAGATGATTTGAATTGATGAGTAAGCTGTTGATGCCAATGGCTTCAGCCCCTCTGACATCCGCAATTGGATTATCTCCAATATGGATGATTTGTTTCAGTTCTATTTGTGGGTGTTTTTTCTGATCAATAGTATCCAGCATCAGCTGAAAAAATTCGCGGTTCGGTTTGGACAGACGGAATTCATCCGAATACAACTGAAAATCTAACAGGCTATCCAAGTTCAAATGTTTTAATACTTTTCTTAATGTTTTTCCCTTAATGAATCCGGTATTGCTTAAAATACTTACCGTACTTAAATCAGATTCCCTTAACCGACTCAATACGTCAATACATTCTGAACAATATAACAGGGGCATATGTTTTAATAATAATGCTTCCATTTCTAAATATAATCCTTCAACATCGATGTCCTGGAAAGCGGTAGAGTAGTCATTAATGATGCTGATCACCATGAGGTACATTTCATCCGCATCGATATTCTTTCCGGTTTTTTCGTTGATGGCATTCACCATCAGGTCTACCTGCCTAAAGACCAAAGCAACTTCTTCTATCGTTTTTTTTGTGGCATTAAAATTCGCATGAAAGTATTTCGTTCTTTCAATTTTAAAGGCTGGATCTGACTTGATTAAAGTTAACCAAAGATCAAAGGAATAGTGTTTATAAAAAGGCATCTTAAAGGGGATATTTTCCAGTCTGATTTATTTAGGACTATAATGTTACAAATTTTGGACTGTAGTTGGAAATTAAATTTACCAAGCTGAGAATAAACACAGTCTGGCATTTCTTCTCTTTTGCAATGATTATTTCAGCTTATCCAGTGGGTTTCTGCGGTTTGAGCCTGTGTTTTTATATTTACTGGGCGTCATGCCGGTCAGGGATTTAAATTGAGCCGATAAATGTGCGCTACTGCTGTATCCCATCTTGTACGAAATCTCGTTCAGGTTCAGTTCTCCATATTCCAGAAGTTCTTTAACCTTTTCAATTTTCTGTTGAATGATGTATTTTTCAATGGTAATTCCTTCCACATCCGAAAACAGACGGCTTAGATAAGCATAATCTTTGTCCAGGCGGTCGGCAATCAGGTGCATCAGGCTTTCGTTGATCTCATTAAGGTCGGAATAGTGAACAAGTTCAATCACCTTATTTTTAATCTGCTCAACCAGCTGATCTTTTTCTTTATCGATCAGCTCAAAACCAAGGATCTGAAAAGAGGAGGCAATATCCTGAAGCTGGTGTGCATCAGGTTCAGGAGAAACTTCCACCTTTCCCAGCGTAATGTCTTTTACTTCAAAATGGAGGTGCTCCAATTGCTGGCGAACGATCATTACACAACGATCGCAAACCATATTTTTAACATATAACGTCATATTCCCAGGTTCTCTTCAATTAAAAATAACAATTCAAACTACAAAAATAATACCTTTTGCCCCCGCCCAACTTACATAATACTGCGTAAAAGTTATATAATTAGAAGAATGTTGATTTGATGTTATCTTTTTACTTTGAGACCAGAATCCGCACTTCCGGAAAGTACAATCCCTATATTTGCTTCCTCAAATGACAAAACAGAAATACTTCCTCCTGATTCTTCTGCTAGGATCACTCACGGCCCTTGGTCCTTTTTCCATAGACATGTACCTGCCCGGATTTCCCGCGATTGCGAAAGACTTAAATACGACGGTCCTTCGGGTCTCCTTATCCCTTTCCAGTTTTTTTATCGGGATCTCGGCCGGACAACTCCTGTATGGACCATTATTGGATCGTTTCGGACGAAAAAAGCCTTTGTATATCGGACTAAGTGTCTATATCCTTGCTTCCGCAGGATGTGTATTTGCGACCAGTCTTGATGCCCTGATCGCCCTTCGTTTTATGCAGGCGATAGGAAGTTGTGCCGCAGCAGTAGCCTCTATTGCGATGGTGAGAGATTTATTTCCTGTCAAAGAAAATGCAAAGGTCTTTGCTTTACTCATGCTTGTGGTTAGTGTTTCCCCAATGGTGGCACCTACGATTGGCGGATACGTGACCGTTGCCCTGGGATGGCATACGGTATTTATTATCCTGATGGCCCTGGGTCTGTTGAACCTCATTGCCAGCTGGCTTTGGCTTCCCGACAGTTTTCAGCCGGATACCAGCCTTTCTTTAAAGCCCATCCCCATTATTAAAAACTTCCTTTCTGTAGTTAAAGAACCTCAATTTTACACCTATGCCTTCACCGGAGCATTCGCCTTTTCAGGGCTCTTTGCCTATATTTCGGGTTCACCTTTGGTCTTCATCGATATTTTTAAGGTTTCCGAAGAAGGATATGGCTGGATCTTCGCCTTGCTATCTGTAGGATTGATCGGCTCCAGTCAGGTCAACACCCTGATGCTTAGAAAATATAAAAGTGAACAACTGATCCTGGCTGCATTAAGTTGTCAGCTGATCATTGTATTGTTTTTCCTGCTTGGCAGCATCAACCATTGGTTTGGATTAATAGAAACCATTGTTTTGCTCTTTTTATTCCTATGCTGCCTGGGCTTTACCAATCCGAATACTTCGGCTTTATCCCTTGCCCCTTTCAGCAGAAATGCCGGAAGTGCCTCTGCATTGATGGGCGCTGTACAGATGGGATTGGGCGCCTTGGCTTCCTTTGGCGTAAGTATGTTTGACCTTAAATCGGCTGTGCCGATGGTCGCAATCATGACAGGAACTACGATCGTCGCGTTATTGATCTTGTTGATAGGCAGAGGAAATATCAAAGTTCAGGTGCAGGCAGATAAAGATAATGCTATGGTGATTCACTAAATTAGGAACAAAATAAGTAGATATAAAGCATGACAAATGATAGCGGCAAAACTGAGTTTTGGGAATCCAGCTTTATAGAAAAGCAGGAAATGTGGGGCTTTGAGCCCTCAAATTCTGCAATATTGACAAAAGACTTTTTTGTCGAAAAATCAATAAAAAATATACTTATTCCTGGAATTGGATACGGACGGAATGCGCAAATCTTTAAAGACAACGGAATTACGGTAACGGGTATTGAGATCTCAAAAACTGCTATTGAAATGGCGGAAAAACATTACGGCAACGAGATGACGATATATCATGGTTCAGTCACTGATATGCCTTTTGATCAATCCCGGTACGATGGAATTTTTTGCTATGCTTTAATTCATTTATTAGACAGTAACGAAAGGAATAAACTAATCCGTGACTGCTATTCACAGCTATCAGAAAATGGTTACATGGTTTTCACCGCCATTTCGAAAGAAGCTCATACCTATGGAAAAGGCAAGTTTCTTAGTAAGGATCGTTATGAAATATTTGATGGCGTTAACCTGTTTTTCTATGACCGTGCATCAATCCAGGACGAGTTTGGCGAGGCCGGGCTATTTGAAATCATAGAAATTACCGAGAATTTCCCTTTCTTTTTAATCAAATGTAAAAAAAGTAGCAACACCATCTGATATATCTGAATTACTCGTGCATAACAAAGGTCTTTCCTGGGTTCGTAAATCCTTTATTATTTCAGGAACCTCTACCATGAATAAATCAGAAATACCAATTATTTCTTTAAACATATAAATTATAGCTGTTCTACTTCTTCGATGGAAAGGCCGGTGCTTTTAGCAATTAACTCAACTGACACACCTTCTTTTTTGAGATTTATAGCGATTTCTAATTTCCCCTCTAACTTTCCTTCTAACTTCCCTTCTAATCTCGCTTGTTCAGCTGCCTTTTTCTCCGCGTAACGAATACCGGCATTCCAATCAGATTTTGCTTTCACATCCGAGTGGTACAATTCACGTTCTTCTTCGGTCATTTTTATCATTTCCGCAGTTCTAAATATTTTTTGGGATATGAATTATAGCTGTTCTACTTCTTCGATGGAAAGGCCGGTGCTTTTAGCAATTAATTCAACTGACACACCTTCTTTTTTGAGATTTATAGCGATTTCTAATTTCCCCTCTAACTTTCCTTCTAACTTCCCTTCTAACTTCCCCTCTAATCTCGCCTGTTCAGCTGCCTTTTTCTCCGCGTAACGAATACCGGCATTCCAATCAGATTTTGCTTTCACATCCGAGTGGTACAATTCACGTTCTTCTTTGGTCATTTTACTCATTTCTGCAATTTTAAATATTTTTTGAAATATCCTTTTGTCCAGAAAATCAGGAATTTTATCCAAACGACTCAGGTTCTTTAAAAGATAGAACCATTTATCCAGATCTGTTATCAGTTCGCTTTCCTTTTTATCAAAATTAGGCAATTCTAAGAACTTGTAACCCATCCCTTTGTAAAAAATCTTTCCGGTATCCCTGTTTATCAGGGCAATGTTGTGCAGGTAATTGCTGTTGATTTTGTTAAACTGGAACTCCATAATACCAATCAGGTAAACTTCCTTAAGCGGTACATCCCAATTGGACGTTCCTCTTGGCAATTGGGCGCTGATCAATCTCGACATGTAAAAAACGCATCTGTCCTTAAAAAACTCCTGATCTGTTCGCTGCATTTCTATGATGAAGACTTCTCCATCAGCACCTGTACAAGTCAAATCAAAGAGTACTTTTTTCTCTTTCGCATCTTCACCAGCATGTTCGGTAGGGCTATAAGTGATATCCGCAATTATTTTTTCGCCTTCAAATAAGGCATTTAAAAAATCAATCATGATGTCTTTGTCGGGCTCATTACCAAAAATGTGTTTGAACCCATAATCGGTAAGCGGATCAATGTAACGGCTAGCTATTCTTGTCATTATGTTCAGTTAAAATGAACACAAAATACGACAGATCAAACCGAAAAACCTGAGAATCCAAAACAAAGTTTTCTAGTACAAAAATCTGAATTTCAAGGCTTTGCCTTGAAATATTAAGCCTTAATTATACCCTCAATATTCTTTATTTTTCTATTACCCTAAAACCGGGTCTTTTATCCAGTGCGTATTGAATATTCAAGTTGATCACGCCTTGCTTTTTATTGACCTGTACTTTCTCCAACATATTTAGTGAGCTCTCATCTAAATTTAAAATATTGTCATCGTTAACCTTAATCTCTGTCATCAGGTAGAGCTGCTCGTCTTCAGATACATTCGCTTGAATATCCTGGTCATTGAAGTGCCAGTTTCTCATGGAGGAATTCTCGATAATGGAATACATTGATGCTTTATTAAAATTGATTAATTCAGCAATTCTTTCCGGTTCTCTGGAACCCCTGTTTAACTTGCAAAGTGATACTTTAATTTCTTCTGGCAAAAAGACAACGTCTTTAGGCAATTGGCTTGCAAGATTAAGCATGATCGCCACCTGAGGTTCTGCAACCAGTGCCCGACACATCGTTTCACTGATTACAATATCAATTACAGACGAGGGAACATCCCATAATGAAGCATCACATTGATGAATGTTTTTAACATAAGCATGCAAATCGAACAAGTCGATCACCTTTTCTAATACCTCGATACTTTCAGGATTAATCTCCAGAAATGTAAATTGTACCTCTTCCGGCCTGAGCATCATCATAATCGGTAATGCGAGTGTTGCAAATGGGCCAGATCCAGCATATAGAAC comes from the Pedobacter sp. FW305-3-2-15-E-R2A2 genome and includes:
- a CDS encoding MBL fold metallo-hydrolase — protein: MKLTIWGAARQVTGSMHLLQLEDYNILVDCGLDYEKDTYQEENQYFPFDPGSIDVVILTHAHIDHSGNLPTLIRMGFEGQILCTPPTADLTELLLLDSVNIFLSKQSKSKPKGRRGRGSGSGPQPLYLQKHVMDTVERFVTIGFHRDFRLNGNVSLTFIPVGHLLGAAAVVLTVQDQGKEKKIAFTGDLGRNNYPVLVNPEPIPQVDYLVSESTYGGKLHSTELSLEQKLINTINESCIKFPGRLIIPAFSIGRTQSLVYALNQIFSKGLLPPVKIFVDSPLAEFATDIYRRHHELVNDDAKEFYRQKGDQFEFEELSYVHDKRESLSISNYHEPCIIISSAGMLEGGRIQDHLYYNIQNYYCTILFIGYCAKGTLGHRLLRGDPIVRLRNRDLMVYATIQQTDLLSGHGDHNDLVNMIKHQDITQLKRVFLVHGEDKSTQSLSEALGEIGYQVSIPEKGEIFEL
- a CDS encoding OmpA family protein, coding for MKSNITKAAMVVALLGVSSQLFAQDTTPETTGRFGKKEFRTWSIGGHAGVLSSNTIFNGNGRDFQAAQESLGYGGYIKKQILPALGLQADFLAGKVKGLRGLSGYDANNNPLYTANSSFETKLEWSAALTAVYNLANISINRENAVLIPYVKAGAGYMSSGADVTTGSVVDKQSYREGYFIPVGAGFKLGIAKGINLDFGYDVNFVKTGKFDGLNTGKFDKFSYGHAGLEFALGSKEKPQLQNYSSLANLRNQSAEESADLRRALSTAEQNAKRDKEAMEAKYAQEMGDDDGDGVANKFDKCPGTPSGTIVDGAGCTLKAAPAIIREKIIVTEADKKVVNEAIRDLEFDLGKATIRAKSYPTLNRVAALLVEKNFSLKLAGHTDNTGSMALNLRLSKERAESIKAYLVSQGANASRIEATGYGPNQPIATNKTAAGRQKNRRVEFSLF
- a CDS encoding TerC/Alx family metal homeostasis membrane protein, encoding MDNNLINHPGVLIGFAVLILVMLLLDLGVFNKKVHAVSSKEAAIWSIVWITLSMAFSGVIYATSGFEKFTQFQSAYWIEKALSVDNLFVFILVFGFFKVPKELHHKVLFWGIIGALLFRAIFIFAGVGLINLTYLPEMMVLGHLVKINVILSVFGVFLIYAGIKSWVASDDDDEEKDFSQSAGARLVYKFFKVSKEFDGAKFFTVENGIKVATPLLVVVAVIEFTDLIFAVDSIPAIFAIAPDDPLILYTSNIFAILGLRALYFLLANFIHMFSLLKYGLAIILAFIGVKMVIAPVYHISSPLSLSIVGGVLILSVIASLIFAPKEKEAINEPK
- a CDS encoding toxic anion resistance protein, with the translated sequence METNPSNTQNLTPVKLDKDGNVDLTTITPEESRKYNELNKSLEPSDVNSILNYGVEAQNSMEKYSNDFLSSVRTYNSGEVGGLINELLTELNYIDVSELEQGGFKSFISKIPFLKNLVVDVKKLFQKYDVVVNNIDKITNKIKAGRLNSIKDNSSLQTMFDSNVSYIHQMEELIISGQLKYNELSVKLAEMEGRPADYQDYEIADLRDFLSRLDKRLADMKIVRFIMLQSLAQIRVVQNNNTSIAEKAQSIVSTTIPVWKNQLTIAVALQRQKANVEMQKKISDTTNTILQKNAEMLKQNSIDVAKENEKTVVSLETLKMTTNSLIETLNEVKKIHEEGNQSRRVLDGELKTLEAELKKNVTRVN
- a CDS encoding TerD family protein; the encoded protein is MAINLQKGQRISLEKSNGSKLQNICVGINWGAIEKKGMFGFGKNKEAVDLDASCALYNDSKQLLDVVYFASLKSKDGAVKHSGDDLTGDMGGDDGLDNEVITLDFSQLNPAVNYVAFVLNSFRGHDFGTIPFASIRIYEGTPKRVNEVFATYDIANGANFAGHVSMVMGVFYKRNGEWKFNAIGEPTKDKKLEETVNTVTQSYL
- a CDS encoding TerD family protein; the protein is MAINLQKGQRENINAPKFSIGLGWDTNSSSTGTAFDLDASIFILDDQKKLVSDQHLVFYNNLKSPDGAVEHSGDNLTGDGDGDDEQIKIDLTNIDPKVAEICIVVTIHDAEARRQNFGQVRNSFVRIFDASSNEVILKYELEEDFSIETAVEFGRIYKREDKWKFEAVGMGMKGGLQDYLNKYQ